A region of the Megalops cyprinoides isolate fMegCyp1 chromosome 21, fMegCyp1.pri, whole genome shotgun sequence genome:
AGATTGggttttctccttctttctgaAGTTCTGCCATGACTTAAAACGATGGCGAGAATTAATCACAATAATTACGTAACGTATTTGTTAAAAGCTTTTATGTGGCGACATCAAAGAAATCGAAGAAAATAGATAGAACAAATCAGAACAAAccaattattaaaacaaaaagaagcgAGTGAGATTGGTGTGAGATTAAAAATGTAGTAGGAATCTAAAGTACACTTGAAAAAGCTGTGTCTTAAAAGGGACTAAAACATAATAGCTGCATACATAGTCCTGCTGTGCTTCTGGAAGATGTGTCAGCAACTGGAGGCCTGCACAGAAAAAAGATAAGACACCCTTTGCTTTTAAACAAatgtctgaaacacactgaaaacccCAGGATGCTGAACTGAGGTTTCCTCAAGGCAATATAAGTCAATAACTCTATAAtaataaccccccccctcccccaggacAAGATTACCAAGGCAATCAACTATATCCTGGCCAATCAGGACACAGTGCAGGCCCAGATCACTCAACTGGAGAATGCCATTATGCAGACTGAGGTAAACTGCACTGCTGATACACAGCACCACACAATGCAAAGTATCAGTACTGCTGTACAACCCTACACTGTACCTCTGAGGGGTGTGGATTCTGTCCCTTCTCAGATCGCATCAGTCATACCATCACAGCATGCAGCGTCTAATACAAGTACACAACACAGCAGTGAATGATAGTGTTGATGATTCTGTGACTGTCATCTGCAAGTGTTCAGGAGAGGATGTTGTTCAACATCGGGACATCCGTCTTTGGCTCCATGCCTCCCGACATCCCACAGTGCAACTGAATTCTGATGAATTTTCATCTATAAAAGACCATTGCTGAATCCTTGTTCTTGCTGCTCTTGCCTTTTTTCACCACACTACCACCCACCACACTGCCTCTTGAATGTATATTCACAACGTCCCCAGAGGGCGGGCCAATAGCATCACTCCCCTCAcaggctcctcccctctccacgCCCCTCGGCTCCCCAGGTGAACAGCGGCTCGGCGCAGGAGCAGCTGGGTCATTGTTTGCGGGAGCTGGGGGCCGCGCTGGCGGAGCGGCAGGCCGCCCTGGCCCAGGCGGTGGAGGGGGCCCGGGTCCGGCGCGGGGAGGCCTTGGCGGCCCAGGTGATGGAGCGGCAGAGTCTGCTGGAGCACGCTGGCCTCATGGCCTTCTCCCAGGAGCTGCTCAAAGAGACCGACCCGCCCTGCTTCGTCCAGGCCGCCCGCCTCACCCACAACAGGTCCagcctcctcccccttcccgcCATCATTgctcacatctctctctctctgtctttctctctctctgcatgtctCTCTTTCAggctccttctctctttctctctgctgcagtctgtctctTCTCCCCACCCATCTGTTTGGATTTGGGTGTTGGACTGTGACACTGAGTTATTTGGATAAAGGAAAGCTCGGTCCATGCAGGAAATTAATAGAACAGCagaaaaatagtagaaaaacAGACACCTAAATGTCATGGACCAAACAAGACACAAGGGCAGCAGCACCTGACTGCAGCCCTGCCACTGTGTACTGTAACGAGTGTATGTGCCATCATATGTTGCACTCAGCAAAAATAGAGAGAAATATTTCCATTCACATCTACAGCATAATGTCAGtgtttaagcattttaaaaacattgtaatTGTGCCAATTGTGTGTAAGTGCCATTTTCctgtaaatgtacacattacAGGCTACGTAGCATGATAATTTATGACCGAGAAAGGAAAATATGGAAACgcatcatatatttttttcagtcgTATATTCTTTATGTCTGTATTCAttactcctctcctctcctctcagactGATGAGGGCCATTGAGTCTCTGCAGTGTTTCGCACTGGCTGCTGACCCCTCCTTCCGACACTTCCAACTGGACATCTCCAAAGAGCTCAAGCTCCTCAACAGCATGGAGTTCATCCAAGGTGAGAGAGCAAGGAGGCGGGGCCAGGCAGGAGGGAGGAGCCAGGCAGGAAGGCAGAGCAACATGCTTTGCTTCTGCTTGTGACATCAGTGCTCTTCATGTGTCTCTTGAGCGGTACTGATCATTTAATCTAAATCAGTTCACACTGGTTCAATATCGTGCTCTGATCAATGGAATTGTGACAGAGCTTTTACAGAATGCATAGCATAGAAACGAGACGAGTCTTAGTCAAGATCACATGAAGTGGCTGGAACGATTATGCAGCCAACTGAAAAGAAATTTCCTTGAGTGATAGCATTCAAAGCAATGAGATGTGTTCAATCTGTGCTACTTTTTGGACTGAGATGTCTCACTGAAATGTCTTAGAATTATCAATGTTGAGATAATGAGGAAGTGAACAAAAACCTTGTAAGTTAGTTATGGAAGAAGTAGAAAACCTCAGTTTGACCCCCCTAATGATATCCAGAATTAATTTTTAAGAGCAAATccgctttctttttttggtgggtCAGGAGCAAACTAACCTGAGTGGAGACTAAGCTGTAACAGATGTGCCTAGATCTCAGTATTACTAGTAATGCCATTCAAGGTATTATAATGGAAGACTCCCATGGCAGCTTTTCACAGCAATAGATGAGGCAACCAACTTTCATAATCACAAACGCAACAAACAGTTCTGTTATGTAGTTGGTTTTTataataactgaaatatgaGGTTGGACATTGAGATTCAAGTCTTATCATGCTTTCCATGGTTTCCTTAtccaaaaaagaagaatgaaaagaaaagcacaaatttttttctgcttataGTTGCATACGggcttattttttgtttgttttttattgtttctgtgcGTGTGACCTTGCGTTCATTTCCACGTCAGCCCCTTTGGCTCCAGTGATCGACACCCAGCGCACCCTGGCGTACGACCAGCTCTTCCTGTGCTGGCGCTTGCCGCAGGACTCCGCCCCCGCCTGGCACTTCTCCGTGGAGTTCCGGCGGCGCCGGGGAGGGCCCGGGGGCATCCGGGGCTTGGTCCGgggcggcggcggggggggaGGAATGGGGTCGCTGGGCAGAGGGAGCCGCTGGGGCTGGCAGCGGCTGGAGGAGGTGGGCGGCACCAGCGCGGTGATCGAGCGGCTGGAGATGGACACGGTGTACGTACTGCGGGTGCGCGGCTGCAACAAGGCCGGCTTCGGGGAGTACAGCGAGGAGGTGTACCTGCACACCCCGCCCGCGCCGGGTAAGaaccacacacacgctgacCCTGGCGGCAGCTGTATGTAGGCACTTGCACTGACACTCCTGTAATGGCAGGCCAGAACCGTAAACTCTGGTGTCAGAATGATTCACATTGACGTATCCATCACGTTCAACACAGTAactcatttctttatttctctttcccaTCCTTCCTTTCATCCctctttatttctgtgtataACTATCCAGTTCTCCATCTGTGCATCCCAGATCTCCATACACCCATCCCTTGCTTCCCCTGTTCCTCCATAtccatctttttctctctttctcatctctTCACCCTTTCCACCCTCTACTCCATTTACATCTTAGGCCAGTCTAATCCATCCCAGACTCTATCCCTCTATCGTTATATATCTCACTCTGCTCGTATCTTGTCCTGCTTGGAAAACATCTCCCCCATGAGTGTGTTTATGATGTCTGGCATTTGTTAAGACTGGAACTTAACAAATTGATTAGCTGGCGGCCCAGGATAGAGAATAATGTCTCTAACCTTATTATCCTGACCTAGGCTTGTTCCCTGTGTCTCCTCTCCTGTTTTTATCCTCTGTACTTCTACCGGTGAAGAAAGACTGCCTTCTTTTCCTAGCTGTTTCATTTCCTTCTGCTTTGattttccctcctccttttctcAGCGCGTGTCAGACCCTTGCAGTTTGccttcttctctttcctcctctcccttctcctgcTTCTGtgacctctctctgcctgtgttctgcTTATTACATTCTTGCATACTAGGTGCAGGTTGGTTTGCTTTcttcttccccctctttttATGTCTCTCCCTTTtacccccccatctccctctttaGTCTCTGCATTTTGCCCTGTGATCTTAATTtccctttttcctccctctcccctctttcctcctgcctcctctgcctcttGTGCTCTTTCCGCTCCCTTTTTCTGTTTCCCAAATCTCCTTCCTGTGATCTGTCTCCTCCTTCCTGACCCTCTTCTCTACATTGACCGCTCCCCCCACTGTTCTTCCCCATCTCCTTACCCCCCTTCACATCTGCCTTTCCCTcctccatgcccccccccctcccccgggtccccactctcctccctcctcccttcttctctcaaccctctctctcctttttaactgcactccaccccctcccctgaccTCCCAGTACTGAACTTCTACCTGGACTCTCGCTGGGGCCTGCACGCTGACCGGCTGGTGGTCAGTAAGGACCAGCGCTGCGCGCGTAGTGTGCCaggcctctccctgctgcaggcCGCAGACCGCATCCTCACCTCCTGCCACCTGACCGCCGACCTGCTGGTGGGCGATGTGGCCATCACTCAGGGAAGACACTACTGGGCGTGCTCTGTGGACCCTGGCTCGTACTTGGTGAAGGCAAGTGCATAGTTGAATCAGTAAGGGATCTCCCCAAATCTCTCACTAGGCCGTATCTCCTTTGGCCTCCTGGTGCTTTGTGTCTCAGCAAGCAAGTCAGTGATTGCTCACAGGGCCCAGAGCAGATAAACTTCACAGGACTAGTTGGTCTCCACCAACCCTGGGCTCTAGTGTTTCCCTGTGTGGCTGACATCCTACATTGAATCTGCCTTAGCTGTGGGGCATTAGGTGACTGTGATTTTAGATATACAAATAAGATACTTCCTGACGTGCACAATCCTCTCCCGACCTTTTGTAGGTATATGATCCTCTGTAGATCCTTTGCCTCAAGGCTATACTGTATACCATGGTTTGTAATCAATATAcacatgaataataattcaAGATTCTGCTTAGCTACCCAATAGCCATGTATCTGTTGAGTGGTGTGTTAGACTAGATTTATTCTACTCTGGTTTTCCCTTGTGTCTGTGGTTTTATGCTGTGTCACAGTCTATACTGCTGTACATAGATGTACTGCTGTTAGCTGATTTCACCCTCTTTTACCCagccctctccccctttctgtttctctctctctctctctctgtctttctcctgtGCAGGTGGGAGTGGGTCTGGAAGCTCGGCTCCAGGAGTGGTTTCACCTGCCCCAGGACATGCCCAGCCCCCggtgagaaggagggagagacggagaggtcgagggggggggtcagagagggTGGCGGGgggaagggaaagaggaagagaggatgtggatgggggagagagagggaaggggatgAGAGCAGTCAGGGGCTTGGGGAGGTGGGCTATGAGAGGAATTTTGGAATGAACTCGGAGTGATAAGCAGTGCTGATCTCTGGTATGCTGTTCCCgccctcccactctcccctctctaCTTTCTCATccccttttcccctctttccttattttctcctccctctttatAGCTATGACCCAGACAGTGGGCATGACAGTGGCGCTGAGGACACCCTGGACTCGCTCCCTCCGTTCACCTTTCTCACTGTGGGAATGGGCAAGATCTTCCTACCCCAGATGATAAATTCTCACCATGGCTGCCCCAGCGATGCCACCAGCCCCCGGGAGCCCCACTCCAACCTCAGCAACggccccccctcacccccggGCCTCACcgctcccctgcccccccgaCTTGGAGTGTGTCTGGACTTCGAGAAGGGGCGTGTCACATTCTATGACGCCCACTCGCTCCGGCCCCTGTGGGAGGGGCCAGTCGATTGCTCCGCCCCCGTTTGTCCAGCTTTCTGTTTCATTGGGGGAGGGacgctgcagctgcaggagctggtggCCAGTCGGAGCACGGAGTTGCTCCCAGCCAGAAGGGTCACCATCCAATCTCGCGTGACCAATATGAGCAACTAAGATGACTGACACTGAATAAAAGTCATTGTGCTATTTTCATTAGCAGAATACGTAAAAATCAGTCCCCGCAGAGCttcgtttttttattttgtctataTGAAACGGTTTGCTTTTataaaatctaatttaaaaaatgtaatttattttgtgatatctttgttcatattttccattttcagtaatATCTTACCTTCGGGTAGAGGTTGCCTCTCACATTGATGTGAATGTATAAACTGTGGatatatatctgtgtatatGCAATTATGTACATGCCAGGATAGCCTCAATGATATCCTATTTAGGCCCACATCAACCTTTTTATACTTATATGTGGTCCTACCAAGTCACTTTTATACTTAAATGAGCATGGAGAAAGAAAATTGAGTGCTTCTCGGAACCTCATGATTAAATTAATCTACTCacctcatttgcatttcacaccaaaaaataacataatttcatttttatttcattaaatattattgtttttctaAATTGTTATTGTATTCGACTGGCAACAGTAATACTGTGCTTAGTCACCCAGAGTGAATTGTTTGGTCATGATGAATCCTTTGACATCATTGTCATTGTAATTATCGCCATCGTCATctttaacattattattgttattattattattattattattaatattattctgGGTGTGGGATTGCAAGATAATGCTTCAGTAGGTAATCAATTGATTAATATGCATTTAACCAAGGAGATGTAATAGAATGCCAATGAGCTTGTCTAACTTAGGTGAGATTCAACTTttacagtagtgtgtgtgtctgtgagtgtgtgtgcgtgtgcgtgcacacatatgcacaagtgtttacatgtatatatgtgtgcgtgtgtttacgTCTGCATTTgcctgtatgaatgtgtgtgtgtgtgtgtgtgttagctaaTCGCTTTGGCTTGAATTACTGTTATGGCAGCAAAAAGTaagaataacagaaataaaggTATTCTTTGATTTTCAAGTGTAAAACACCTTGAAAACAACCTTAtataaacatgtttattttcaagatTGCTTATACTCGGTGAGGAACAATATTCAGTATGAATTAGGAACTGCATTCAGATGCAAACGCCGCGCAACAATAGCGATTCacgcgtgtgcctgtgtgttcgggtgtgtgagacagaggcagcagTAAAAAGAGCAGACTGTTCCAGGCAGTTTGAGCCCTTGTCGCTTTTAACATTATCGCAAACAATAAGGAATGCTTTAACAAATGACATGATGGGGTTCGTTATTTTAACGGTACTGTATACGAATGCCTTTAGACCGTAGCATTTTTGGTATTCGTTTAGACTTTATAAAACTCAATgacagaatgaagaaaaaataaaaatcaataaattacCACTCCCTGTTGATCTTTTCATAGTTTCTTTGCATGGTATAAAGTGGTATGTGTAGCAGACATCGCTCATAATATTATTTAGATTCTAGGGGTCCACTCATTGCTTACTCGTGTATGGCTAAACATATTGAACTAGTTAAAGGTATTATAGTGCCTCACCTGGGATTGAAACCCATCTCCTCCTGTACACCTTTGTAGTTTAGAGTACTACTTGGTGTGCCTCATATAACCCTGGTATTGTCTGTGACATTAAACTTAATATAACATGGGTTGTGTCAGTTCTACAGCTGAAGGTATCTATTCTGTGAAGCTAATTGTCATATTCTCACAGATGTTCTGGAGAAATACAATCACAATGGAATCATCTacttttaacaaaatatattatatgCATTGCTAAAATTTTGACACAGTAGGGGACTCTTCATTTTGACCTGCCTAGTCCAGTGTCACACATCATTAGAGTAATATAAGGCACCTGAGGCCTTATATTATATCAGGAATATCAGCACAGCAAGGTTGGTTGCAGATATTTGCCTGTGTCTCATGCCATTATTTGCTGTAGCAGTATCCCTGATATATCAGGGCCTCTCAAGTCTTATTGCTGTAATAAGAAAGAAATACCACTACTAGTTCTGTACTCAATATTAATAATAGTTATTATACAAATAGGCATGATAAAGGAAGACTTCACtgacagatatttatttttgggcAGAACATGCATTTTTCCAATGTTCTGTGGAATGTGTTGTAAGACAAATTTATAATAATCatataatattaatgaatattcatttaatattgaTGAATTAAGGCACTCATATAATCACATAGCTGTATGCT
Encoded here:
- the LOC118769285 gene encoding tripartite motif-containing protein 46-like isoform X3 yields the protein MKSMEHELQCPVCKEMVKQPIVLPCQHSVCLLCASEVLVQNGYPPPDLPPEPNSPASTPNTRSPRQARRPAPKADRIDRILRAGFGTYPGRRRKEAPPPVVLFPCPPCQKEVELGERGLADCLRNLTLERIVERYRHTVSLGTVAVMCQFCKPPQSLEATKGCADCRASFCNECFKLYHPWGTPRAQHEHVQPSLNFRPKVLTCPEHDQERLQFYCKSCQRLLCPLCKLRRIHAGHKVMPIAHAYQALKDKITKAINYILANQDTVQAQITQLENAIMQTEVNSGSAQEQLGHCLRELGAALAERQAALAQAVEGARVRRGEALAAQVMERQSLLEHAGLMAFSQELLKETDPPCFVQAARLTHNRLMRAIESLQCFALAADPSFRHFQLDISKELKLLNSMEFIQAPLAPVIDTQRTLAYDQLFLCWRLPQDSAPAWHFSVEFRRRRGGPGGIRGLVRGGGGGGGMGSLGRGSRWGWQRLEEVGGTSAVIERLEMDTVYVLRVRGCNKAGFGEYSEEVYLHTPPAPVLNFYLDSRWGLHADRLVVSKDQRCARSVPGLSLLQAADRILTSCHLTADLLVGDVAITQGRHYWACSVDPGSYLVKVGVGLEARLQEWFHLPQDMPSPRYDPDSGHDSGAEDTLDSLPPFTFLTVGMGKIFLPQMINSHHGCPSDATSPREPHSNLSNGPPSPPGLTAPLPPRLGVCLDFEKGRVTFYDAHSLRPLWEGPVDCSAPVCPAFCFIGGGTLQLQELVASRSTELLPARRVTIQSRVTNMSN
- the LOC118769285 gene encoding tripartite motif-containing protein 46-like isoform X1 yields the protein MAEEDLQRFPSMMDALVRISSNMKSMEHELQCPVCKEMVKQPIVLPCQHSVCLLCASEVLVQNGYPPPDLPPEPNSPASTPNTRSPRQARRPAPKADRIDRILRAGFGTYPGRRRKEAPPPVVLFPCPPCQKEVELGERGLADCLRNLTLERIVERYRHTVSLGTVAVMCQFCKPPQSLEATKGCADCRASFCNECFKLYHPWGTPRAQHEHVQPSLNFRPKVLTCPEHDQERLQFYCKSCQRLLCPLCKLRRIHAGHKVMPIAHAYQALKDKITKAINYILANQDTVQAQITQLENAIMQTEVNSGSAQEQLGHCLRELGAALAERQAALAQAVEGARVRRGEALAAQVMERQSLLEHAGLMAFSQELLKETDPPCFVQAARLTHNRLMRAIESLQCFALAADPSFRHFQLDISKELKLLNSMEFIQAPLAPVIDTQRTLAYDQLFLCWRLPQDSAPAWHFSVEFRRRRGGPGGIRGLVRGGGGGGGMGSLGRGSRWGWQRLEEVGGTSAVIERLEMDTVYVLRVRGCNKAGFGEYSEEVYLHTPPAPVLNFYLDSRWGLHADRLVVSKDQRCARSVPGLSLLQAADRILTSCHLTADLLVGDVAITQGRHYWACSVDPGSYLVKVGVGLEARLQEWFHLPQDMPSPRYDPDSGHDSGAEDTLDSLPPFTFLTVGMGKIFLPQMINSHHGCPSDATSPREPHSNLSNGPPSPPGLTAPLPPRLGVCLDFEKGRVTFYDAHSLRPLWEGPVDCSAPVCPAFCFIGGGTLQLQELVASRSTELLPARRVTIQSRVTNMSN
- the LOC118769285 gene encoding tripartite motif-containing protein 46-like isoform X2 → MAPRNQVKSNMKSMEHELQCPVCKEMVKQPIVLPCQHSVCLLCASEVLVQNGYPPPDLPPEPNSPASTPNTRSPRQARRPAPKADRIDRILRAGFGTYPGRRRKEAPPPVVLFPCPPCQKEVELGERGLADCLRNLTLERIVERYRHTVSLGTVAVMCQFCKPPQSLEATKGCADCRASFCNECFKLYHPWGTPRAQHEHVQPSLNFRPKVLTCPEHDQERLQFYCKSCQRLLCPLCKLRRIHAGHKVMPIAHAYQALKDKITKAINYILANQDTVQAQITQLENAIMQTEVNSGSAQEQLGHCLRELGAALAERQAALAQAVEGARVRRGEALAAQVMERQSLLEHAGLMAFSQELLKETDPPCFVQAARLTHNRLMRAIESLQCFALAADPSFRHFQLDISKELKLLNSMEFIQAPLAPVIDTQRTLAYDQLFLCWRLPQDSAPAWHFSVEFRRRRGGPGGIRGLVRGGGGGGGMGSLGRGSRWGWQRLEEVGGTSAVIERLEMDTVYVLRVRGCNKAGFGEYSEEVYLHTPPAPVLNFYLDSRWGLHADRLVVSKDQRCARSVPGLSLLQAADRILTSCHLTADLLVGDVAITQGRHYWACSVDPGSYLVKVGVGLEARLQEWFHLPQDMPSPRYDPDSGHDSGAEDTLDSLPPFTFLTVGMGKIFLPQMINSHHGCPSDATSPREPHSNLSNGPPSPPGLTAPLPPRLGVCLDFEKGRVTFYDAHSLRPLWEGPVDCSAPVCPAFCFIGGGTLQLQELVASRSTELLPARRVTIQSRVTNMSN